One region of Eleutherodactylus coqui strain aEleCoq1 chromosome 5, aEleCoq1.hap1, whole genome shotgun sequence genomic DNA includes:
- the LOC136627208 gene encoding putative uncharacterized protein DDB_G0271606, whose amino-acid sequence MGNKNLLLTKETIGGPKAQRFKQHDRGKVQQQHKVQQQHKVQQQHKVQQQHKVQQQHKVQQQHKVQQQHKVQQQHKVQQQHKVQQQHKVQQQHKVQQQHKVQQQHKVQQQHKVQQQHKVQQQHKVQQQHKVQQQHKVQQQHKVQQQHKVQQQHKVQQQHKVQQQHKVQQQHKVQQQHKVQQQHKVQQQHKVQQQHKVQQQHKVQQQHKVQQQHKVQQQHKVQQQHKVQQQHKVQQQHKVQQQHKVQQQHKVLLTYRTLQPLQTAID is encoded by the exons ATGGGGAACAAAAACCTGCTGCTCACCAAAGAAACCATCGGTGGACCAAAG GCACAAAGGTTTAAACAGCATGACAGAGGAAAAGTGCAGCAGCAACATAAAGTGCAGCAGCAACATAAGGTGCAGCAGCAACATAAAGTGCAGCAGCAACATAAGGTGCAGCAGCAACATAAGGTGCAGCAGCAACATAAGGTGCAGCAGCAACATAAGGTGCAGCAGCAACATAAGGTGCAGCAGCAACATAAGGTGCAGCAGCAACATAAGGTGCAGCAGCAACATAAGGTGCAGCAGCAACATAAAGTGCAGCAGCAACATAAAGTGCAGCAGCAACATAAAGTGCAGCAGCAACATAAAGTGCAGCAGCAACATAAAGTGCAGCAGCAACATAAAGTGCAGCAGCAACATAAAGTGCAGCAGCAACATAAAGTGCAGCAGCAACATAAAGTGCAGCAGCAACATAAAGTGCAGCAGCAACATAAAGTGCAGCAGCAACATAAAGTGCAGCAGCAACATAAAGTGCAGCAGCAACATAAAGTGCAGCAGCAACATAAAGTGCAGCAGCAACATAAGGTGCAGCAGCAACATAAGGTGCAGCAGCAACATAAGGTGCAGCAGCAACATAAGGTGCAGCAGCAACATAAGGTGCAGCAGCAACATAAGGTGCAGCAGCAACATAAGGTGCAGCAGCAACATAAGGTGCAGCAGCAACATAAGGTGCAGCAGCAACATAAGGTGCAGCAGCAACATAAAGTGCTGCTGACTTATCGTACACTGCAACCGCTACAGACCGCAATAGATTAG